The Desulfovibrio sp. sequence CCCGGAGTTTTTGACGTTTGCGGACGCTGTGGCGAGCATCTCGTCCGTCATGTCTACCCCGATGACCAGACCGCTTGGACCGACGATATCGGAAGCGATGAGCAGGTCGAATCCCGCTCCTGATCCGAGGTCCAGCACCGTCTGGCCAGGCTGCACTCCAGCAAAGGCCAGAGGGGCTCCGCAACCGAAAGAAGTCGAGGCGGCATCCTTATAGAGTTCGCGTTCCGGGCCGTATCCGGCGATGCTCGCCAACTGGCCGGGGCTGCTTGAACCGGAGCAGCAGCCGCTTGAGGCGCCGCATCCGCATGTGTTTGCATTTTTAGCCGAGGTGATCGCCTTGCCGTACGCCAGGGCTACCTCCCGGCGGACATTGTGTCCCTTCATGGTTTTCTCCTTGTAGCCGGCAGCATTCCCCGGAAAGCGCAAAGCTTTCGATGGCGTCCGCCATGCCTCGCAGCGTGGCCACGAGTTCTGAGAGGCGCGGACGGTACACCACTTCCCGGCCGTGCTTGGCCGCTTCCGCCAACCCGGCATCCTTGAGCGCCTTCAGGTGTCTGGAGACGCCCGAAAGGTGTACCCCACAGCACTGCGACGCCTCGCTGACTGTAAGCGGCGAGGGCGAGGCGGCCAGTCTGATCAGGACGGCCAACCGGGTGGGGTCGCTCAGGATTTTGAAGAGGTCCGGGCTTGCCAGCCTGGAGAGTTCTCCGGTGCATTGGCCGAGGAATTCGGTGCCGTTCATGGAGACATTATTTGCATCATTGCGCAAATGTGCAAGTGTTTTTGAGGGATTAATTTTCATGTTCTCTTTAACTGTTCGATTATCCGTGAGTTTTCTTTTGCAAGTCCTCGAAGATTGAAAGCGCTGCGGTGCCCCCTTGGCCCACCGCGGTGATGATCTGGCGCACCCCGCCGGTGACGTCTCCAGCAGCGTACACCCTGGGCACGTTGGTGCGCATGCGCGCATCCACCTCCACGTTGCCGTCCTGGTTGAGCCGGCACCCCAGCCGCGCTGCCACCTCAGAATTCGGGGTCTCCCCGATTGCCACGAACACCCCGTCGGTCTTGACTTGGTCGGACTTGCCCGTTGTTACATCCTTGATGGTGACGGCGTTCACCTTCACGTCGCCCAGAATGGCTTCGACAGTGCAGTTCAAGTGCAGGGGGATGGATTCGCGCTTCACGGAATCCACCAGATAGCGTTCGGCCCTGAATTCTTCGCGCCTATGAACGATGCTCACGTCCACGCCGAGGTTCTTGAGGTACAACGCATCGGTGAGGGCCGTATTTCCGCCACCCACCACCAGGACCTTGCGGCCTTTGTAGAGGTAGCCGTCGCAGGTGGCGCAATAGTTGACCCCGTGGCCGAAGTACTCGACCTCGCCTGGCACCTCCAGTTTTTTCCATTTCGCGCCGGTGGCGATGAGCAGGGCCTTGGCCTTGATTTTGAGGGTCGAGGTTTCGGCCGTCACCCCCCCCGGCCCGGCGCTGACCCGCTGCGCCTCTTCCTGTATGATCTCGCAGTATTGCCTGGCCTGGGCCGCCATGACCTCCATGAGGGCAATGCCTGGAATGTTGGCGAATCCGGGATAATTCTCCACCACCGGGGTGAGCGCCACCTGGCCGCCGATGGTTTCGCGCTCCAGGATGATGGTTTTCAGTCCGGCCCTGCCCGCGTAGATTCCCGCGGTCAGTCCGGCAGGCCCGGCGCCAAGTATCAGACAGTCCACTTCGGCGGTTTCCCCGGGTTTGTGCCTTGGAGCGCTCAAGAGCGATTGCGCGTCCTTCAGGCTGACGAGTTCGGCCACGAAACGCAGTTCCTGTTCGAGCCCCAGAACGGAGAGCTTTTCGTTGATCACCGTGTGGGGAACACTGCCTACCCCGTAGCGTTCGGCCAGATCGGGCATCTGGCCGATCTCAACGCACCAGGCCTGCACCGTGCCTGGGCGCTCCACGGCGCACCGGAAAGCGTTAACCGCCTGGGCGGGGCAGTAGGGGCAGGTCGGACTTACGAACACCTTGACGGTGCGTTCCTCAGTGAGCTCCTTCAGAAGGGATTTGGACTCCTCCGATAATCCGGACTGTCGCTTGGAGGCCAAGAGCAACGCCTCAAGAAAACTGCGACCTTCCTCCCCCATTGGAGCCCCGACGAAGCGTATCTGGTAGCGTTCGGGCTCAACGAGCACGGTTGGTGAATGGGTCACCTTCCATTCCCGGGCTTTCTCGTCTCCCACGGTGTGTTGGTGTATCAGTATTTTGTCGGACACATGGGCCAGGTCCGCGGCGAATCGAAGCAGGAATTCGTTGAAGAGGTCGTTGGTCCCGGCCAAGGTGAAGAGGTGCAGGTTCACAGGGTGCACGAGTTCCTTGAACAGGGTCTTCAACTGCTCCCGGCTTTTTTCAGGCAGATACCACTGGTGCTGCACGGCTTCGTCGTTCATGTCGGATGCCTTCTTCTTGCTTGATGAAAAGAGTGTATTGAAAAAGCCCATGGAATGTACACATTACACCGGTTGCCGGAAAGAATTCAACTCCCTTTTCTTTTTCGCTTCACAGGGCTAGAGAATACGGGAGACTCAGCAAGGAGCCATTTATGAGCCCGAAAAAAATAGGAATTGAAACCTTGGCGCTGCACGCCGGCCAGATCCCGGACTCTCAGACCAGGGCCAGAGCCGTGCCAATCTATCAGACCACGTCATACACCTTCCGTGACTCCGATCACGCAGCCAACCTTTTCGCCCTGAAGGAGCCGGGCTACATCTACTCGCGCATCATGAACCCAACCAACGAGGTGCTCGAGAACCGCCTCGCCGCCATGCACGGCGGCACAGCCGGGCTGGTTGTGGCCTCGGGCATGTCCGCCATATTCTATGCCGTGGCCGCCATCACCCAGGCCGGGCAGAACATCGTCTCCGGTTCCAATTTGTACGGCGGGACGGTCACTTTGTTCGCGCACACCCTGAAGCGATTCGGCATTGAGGTCCGGTTCGTGGAGTCCGCGGATCCGGAGAATTTCGCAGCGGCAATTGATGCCAATACCCGGCTCATATTTATTGAATCCATCGGCAATCCCCGCTGCAACGTGGACGATTTTGAGGCCATCGCCAAGGTGGCCCACGACCATGGGCTGCCCCTTGTTGTCGATAACACCGTATCCCCTCCGCCGATATTCAACCCCTTTGATTTCGGGGCGGACATCTGCGTGTATTCGCTCACCAAGATCATCGGAGGGCATGGGAATTCCATCGGCGGCGCCATCGTGGAAAAAGGCAGCTTCGACTGGGCCGCGTCCGGCAAATACCCGGAGATAACGGAACCCGACCCCACCTATCATGGAGTCAACTTCTACAAGAGTTTCTGCGGCTTGGAGGAAGACCAGCTCAAGTGCATGGCCTACCTGCTCAAGGTCCGGTGCGGCCTTCTGCGTGATACCGGCGCCTGCCTGGCTCCACTGAATGCCTTTCTCATCCTCCAAGGTGTCGAAACATTGCCGCTCCGGGCCAGGGCCCATTGCGAGAACGCCAGGAAAATAGCCATGTTCCTGAGCACCCACTCGGCTGTGAGCTTTGTCAATTATGCGGCTCTTCCCGGACATCCCGACCATGACCGGGCAGGGCGTTACTTCCCTAACGGGCCTGGCGCGGTGTTCGGGTTCGGCATCAAGGGCGGGCTGGCCGCTGGCCGCAAATTCATCGATTCGGTGAAACTGTGCTCCCACTTGGCCAACATACTGGACGCCAAGACCCTGGTGATCCACCCCGCATCCACCACCCACTCGCAACTGACACCCCAGGAGCAGCTCGATGCGGGCGTCACTCCCGATCTGGTGCGAATATCGGTGGGGCTGGAGTCCGCTGAAGACATCATTGAGGACCTGGAACAGGCCCTGGCCGCGAGCCAGGCGTGAGAGGGGATTTTACAGGAAGGCCCAAACGCAGTCTTGGCCAGAATTTCTTGAACGACCCCAACGTGGCGCGCAAGATCGTGGAAGCGCTTCGCATTGAACCCGGGGACACGGTCGTTGAGATCGGGCCTGGTCGAGGGGCGCTTACGGGTTTTCTGATGGGGTCTCAAGCCGCGCGGGTTATTGCGGTGGAAAAGGATTCCAGTCTCGCTCCGGAACTCGCCCGAAGCTGGCCTGGTCTCCAGGTGGTGAACGCGGATGCACTGGCCTTTGCCTGGGAACGGCTGGGCAGGGTCGCACCTGTGAGAGTGGTGGGCAACCTTCCCTACAACGTGGCCTCACCAATCATGTGGGATCTGGTGTGGCGTTGCCCCGGTTTTTCCCGGGCCGTATTCATGGTGCAGCTCGAGGTGGCCGAGCGCATCGTGGGCAAGCCGCGCACGAAGGACTATGGGGGCTTGTCCGTTTGGCTACAAAGCCACGTGGTTGCCGAAAAGCTCTTCAAGGTGGCTCCTGGCGTATTCTTTCCCAAACCGAAGGTGGAATCGGCGGTGGTTGCCTTTACGCCAAGGCCCATGTCTGATCGGCCGGCCCATCCGGAGCGATTTTCGGGGCTCATAAAGCGCCTTTTCGGCATGCGCCGCAAACAGCTTGGAAGGATTCTCGGATCGGATTTGAACGAGAGGGCAAAAATATTCCTGGAAAGTGAACATTTAAGCCATTTGAGCCGTCCGGAAGAGCTGAGTCCTGTTCAAATGTATAACCTGCTGAAATATTTGAATTGATATTTATTAACAAAGTTTCATTCTTTCCGGGTCTGGAATGAAAAAAACCTCGGAGGCCACAAATACTGGGCATTCCCGCTAGACATTGATCCGTGATTGCTATAAGCCTGACCCGTCTTCCGCGAAGTGGACGGCCTGGGGAAGCCTGGGCGAGTCAGCTCCGGATGCTGTAGTTGCATAGACTGTATTGAACACGTAAGTCCCGGTACGCTTTGGGCGTATCGCAACAGAACCCGAGGAGGAGAGGACCGATGACGAAGGCTGATCTGGTTGTCAAAATTGCTGAGAAGGCCGGTATCACCAAGGCCAACGCCGAACGCGCCCTGAACGCCTTCCTGGAGGCTGTTGAGGCCACTCTGGTCGCTGATGGCAAACTGACCCTGACTGGCTTCGGCACCTTCCTTGTGGAAGAGCGCCAGGCTCGCACCGGCCGCAATCCCCGCACCGGCGCCGAGATCAAGATTCCTGCCTCCAAGGTGGTGAAATTCCGCCCCGGCAAGCTGCTGAAAGACGCAGTGAAGTAGTTTTAGAGGCGGGCTTCGCCGGTATTCGCCGGCGGCTACTCCTCCTCTGTTCCCATGGCGACGCTTGGCAGCTGCCGGCGCGCTGTGGAGCAGGATTTTCAAGAGGCCATCCGGCTGTAAGGCCGGGTGGCCTTTTTGCGCTCTGTGGCGAAAATAATGCTTGAACCTTGCGTCGAGTGAGGTTAACTAAACGTTCTTTACGCTAAGAATACTTTTCGGGCGTCCGGCTTCAGGCCGGACCAGAAGGGGAGGTGATCTCTTTGCCCGGTGTTTACCTTGAAGAATCCGATAACTTCGACATCTCCCTGCGCCGTTTCAAGAAGCAGGTGGAAAAGGCCGGCGTTCTCTCCGAGCTGAAAAAGCGTCAGCACTACGAGAAGCCGAGCGTCATGCGCAAGAAGAAGAAGGCCGCCGCCCGCAAGCGTCTGCTCAAGAAGATGCGCAAGATCAACCAAATGTAATGACCCTTCAAGAACAAATCGAAAAAGACTTTCTGGCTGCCTACAAAGCCAAGGAAGAGGTTCGGGTGGCCGTCTTGAGGATGCTCAAGACGGCCGCTAAAAACCGCCAGGTGGAACTCTTGCGCCCTCTCAGCGACGAGGAGATGCTTGAGGTTATCGCCCGCCAGGTCAAGCAGCGCCAAGAATCCATCGACCAGTTCAGCCAGGCCGGACGCACGGAAATGGCCGAGCGCGAAGCCGCCGAGATGGTCGTGCTCAAGGCCTATCTGCCGGTTCAGCTCTCCGCCGAGGAAACGGTCGCTGCCGTGGAAGCGGCCATTGCCGAAACCGGCGCGACTTCCGCCAGGGAGATGGGGAAGGTGATGCAGGCGGTAATGGCCAAGCATAAAGGCCGCATAGACGGCAAAGCCGTCAACGAAATCGTTAAAGCCCGCCTTACCGCCTAGGCCTTCCTGTGCCGTTTGACAGCCGAAGGCTACGACCGGTTCAGCGCCTCCGCATGACCACAATATTTCCCCCCGGAAAGACGCGTTCGCGCCTTTCCGCTTCCGGATGGTAACCTTCGGCTATGGAATCCCGCGCCCTGCACCAACTGGAATTCACAAAAGTCCTTGCCCTGTTTTCGAAACTCGCGGTTTCGGAGCCCGGCGTGCAGGCGTGCCGTGCCCTCGCTCCCCTGGAAAGCCCTGCTGAACTGGCCATGGCCCAGGATTTACTGCGCCAGGCCGTGTTCTGCGTTTCCGACACGGGGCTTCGCATCCAGGCCTTTCCTGAGCTTGATGGGGTGTTCCGATATCTCGCCCAGGCTCATCGCACCCTGGATGCGGACGGGTTCTGGGCTGTGCGCGAAGTGCTTGAGGCGTGCCGGGCCCTGCGCGATCATTTTGATTCCGGCAGCGGGTTTGAGCGCTGGCCGCTTCTGGCCGAGACCGTTCTAGGCTGCATCTGGCCCCAGAAGCTTTTCCCGGCGCTGAAACGGTGCCTGGCCAAGGACGGCGGACTGCGTGACGAATCGAGCCCGGAGCTCTTTTCGGTGCGCCAGGAAATACGGCGCATCCATCAGCGCTGCTCATCCCAGGTCAAGGATTTCGTTTCCAAGGAGGGGTTGGCCCTCTTCCTCCAGGACGAGTACATGACCATCTCGTCCGACCGCTACGTCCTGCCGCTCAAGTCCAATTTCAAGGGGCGCATCCAGGGCATCATCCACGACTACTCCCAGACCGGGGAGACCTGCTATGTGGAGCCCATGTTTTTGGTGGATGTGAACAATCGCCTCCAGGAACTCAAGCGCGAGGAACGGGAGGAGGAACAGAAAGTCCTCAAGTTTCTCACCGGCCTGGCTCGCGATGAGGAGCCGGCGCTGCGCGCGGCGTACACGCTGGCAGTGGACACCGATGTGCTCCTGGCCAAGGTTGCCCTGGCCGGACTCCTGGACGGGCACGTACCCGAGGTTGGCGGAGAAGGCTCGGTTGAACTTTTCGCGGCCCGGCATCCCTTGCTGGCAATGGCCGATGCGGCCAAGGCCAGGCCCGTGGACATTCTTCTCAAGCCGGAGCAACGGGCCCTGGTCATCAGCGGGGCCAACGCAGCCGGCAAGACGGTGTGCCTGAAGACCTTGGGGCTTACGGCCGTCATGGCCCTGGCCGGCATGCCCGTGGCCGTGCGCGAGGGGAGCAGGCTTCCCTTCTGGAAAGACGTGTACGTGTTCATGGGCGACGAACAGAGCCTGGAGGACCATCTCTCCACCTTTACCGCCCAGATCAGCCATTTGAGCCGCGTCTGGGACACCCTGGGGGGCGACTCGCTGGTTCTGCTCGACGAGTTCGGCGCGGGCACGGACCCGGCCCAGGGGGCGGCTCTGGCCCAGGCCGTGGTGGACAAGCTTTTGGACAAGGGATCGTTCGTGGCCGCGGCCACACATTTTCCGGCGCTCAAGGCCTACGGGCTGACCAAACCCGGGGCGCGCTCGGCCAGCATGCTCTTTGACCCCAAGACCAAGAAGCCCCTCTACGTCCTGGCCTACGACCAGGTCGGGGCGTCCGTGGCCCTGGACGTTGCTCGCGACTGCGGCCTGGCTGAAGAGGTGTTGGACCAGGCCCAGAAGTACCTGCTCATGGGCGGGGAGGACTCGGCCCGGCTGTTCGACAGGCTAAACGAGCTGGCTCTGGAGCGCGAACTCGAGCTCCAGTCTCTGGCCAAGGAAAAGCTCAAGCTCGAGGAGCGGCGCCGCAAACTGGCCGAGAGCTTCGAAAAGGAGCGCAAGATCCTGCTGGAGGAGCTCAAGTCCCAGGCCCGCACCATCCTTCGCCAGGCTGAGACCGAGAAGATCGGCCGCAAGCAGGCCTTGAAGGAACTGGCCGAGACCCGCAAATCTGTCGAAAAGCTGGGTCCCCAGGTTGATGAGGCGCCTGCCGTCCAGGCCTGGGCCTGGGAGGACGTGAAAGCCGGAGACCGGGTCCGCCTCAAAGGCTGGGACAAGTCCGGGACAGTCCGGGAGTTGGACGACAAGCGCAAGGCCCTGAAGGTGGACATGGGCGGCGTGAGCCTCTGGGCAGCGTTCGAGGACGTTGCCCTCGCCCCGGAGCAGGCCCGGACGGGAACTGGAGCCGCAGGCCCGGCTCGAGCCGGAGCCACAGGCAAGTCGGGCGGTACTGTCTCTCCAGGCTCCTTTCATGGCCAGGCGAAGGATTCTTCTTCTGGAAAAGGGGAACCCTCCGGTCCGACCATGGTGCTCGACCTGCGGGGTATGCGTGCCGATGTTGCCCTTTCCGAGCTTTCCGCCTTTTTGGACAAGGCCATCCTGCGCGGGGCGGGCGGCCTGGAAATCGTTCATGGACGCGGTACCGGGGCGCTCAGGCGCGAGGTTCACGCGTTTCTCAAGGAGTTTCCCGCCGTGGCATCCTTTGCTTTGGCATCGGAAGAGCGGGGCGGAGACGGCATGACCATGGTGGAATTGAAATAAAAAAGTGGCGGCCGGGCTTGCCCTCGGCGGAAACGGACTTAGCTTGAGCGCAACCCGAACGTTTGAGGATCATGAAAAACGATCCCAGGGCGATACAAGCCCTCAAGTCCCGGCTCAACATTGCCGATGTAGTCAAGCGGTACCTGGCCCTTCGGCCAGCCGGGGCCCGCTTGGTCGGCTTGTGTCCGTTCCATAACGAAAAAACCGCCTCATTCAGCGTCAGTCCGGAAAAAGGGGTCTTTTATTGCTTCGGCTGCCAAGCCTCCGGCGACGTTATAGATTTCTACTGTCGTATCAATGGTCTGGACTTTCGCGAGGGTTTGGAGCAATTGGCCCGTGAGGCGGGAATCGCCCTGGCCGAGTTCAAGCCAGACCCCCAGGAAGAGAAGAAACGCAGACTGCGCCAGGCCGCCAGCGACATGCATTCACTGGCCCGGGACTACTTCCGCGACTGCCTGCGCGGTCCGGCTGGGGAATCAGCCAAGGATTATTTGGCGCGTCGTGGTGTGAGCCAGGAAATGGCTGAACGCTTCCAACTTGGGTTCGCACCCCAGGACTACCACGGCCTTGAACGCCACCTGGGAACCAAGGGGTTCAAACCCTACGAGGCCGTGGCCTCCGGGCTCCTGGTGCAAGGCGACGACGGCCGGGTGTGGGACCGCTTCCGCCAGAGGCTGATGTTTCCCATCCATGAGGT is a genomic window containing:
- a CDS encoding winged helix-turn-helix transcriptional regulator; this encodes MNGTEFLGQCTGELSRLASPDLFKILSDPTRLAVLIRLAASPSPLTVSEASQCCGVHLSGVSRHLKALKDAGLAEAAKHGREVVYRPRLSELVATLRGMADAIESFALSGECCRLQGENHEGTQCPPGGSPGVRQGDHLG
- a CDS encoding FAD-dependent oxidoreductase, whose product is MGFFNTLFSSSKKKASDMNDEAVQHQWYLPEKSREQLKTLFKELVHPVNLHLFTLAGTNDLFNEFLLRFAADLAHVSDKILIHQHTVGDEKAREWKVTHSPTVLVEPERYQIRFVGAPMGEEGRSFLEALLLASKRQSGLSEESKSLLKELTEERTVKVFVSPTCPYCPAQAVNAFRCAVERPGTVQAWCVEIGQMPDLAERYGVGSVPHTVINEKLSVLGLEQELRFVAELVSLKDAQSLLSAPRHKPGETAEVDCLILGAGPAGLTAGIYAGRAGLKTIILERETIGGQVALTPVVENYPGFANIPGIALMEVMAAQARQYCEIIQEEAQRVSAGPGGVTAETSTLKIKAKALLIATGAKWKKLEVPGEVEYFGHGVNYCATCDGYLYKGRKVLVVGGGNTALTDALYLKNLGVDVSIVHRREEFRAERYLVDSVKRESIPLHLNCTVEAILGDVKVNAVTIKDVTTGKSDQVKTDGVFVAIGETPNSEVAARLGCRLNQDGNVEVDARMRTNVPRVYAAGDVTGGVRQIITAVGQGGTAALSIFEDLQKKTHG
- a CDS encoding O-acetylhomoserine aminocarboxypropyltransferase/cysteine synthase; this encodes MSPKKIGIETLALHAGQIPDSQTRARAVPIYQTTSYTFRDSDHAANLFALKEPGYIYSRIMNPTNEVLENRLAAMHGGTAGLVVASGMSAIFYAVAAITQAGQNIVSGSNLYGGTVTLFAHTLKRFGIEVRFVESADPENFAAAIDANTRLIFIESIGNPRCNVDDFEAIAKVAHDHGLPLVVDNTVSPPPIFNPFDFGADICVYSLTKIIGGHGNSIGGAIVEKGSFDWAASGKYPEITEPDPTYHGVNFYKSFCGLEEDQLKCMAYLLKVRCGLLRDTGACLAPLNAFLILQGVETLPLRARAHCENARKIAMFLSTHSAVSFVNYAALPGHPDHDRAGRYFPNGPGAVFGFGIKGGLAAGRKFIDSVKLCSHLANILDAKTLVIHPASTTHSQLTPQEQLDAGVTPDLVRISVGLESAEDIIEDLEQALAASQA
- the rsmA gene encoding ribosomal RNA small subunit methyltransferase A produces the protein MRGDFTGRPKRSLGQNFLNDPNVARKIVEALRIEPGDTVVEIGPGRGALTGFLMGSQAARVIAVEKDSSLAPELARSWPGLQVVNADALAFAWERLGRVAPVRVVGNLPYNVASPIMWDLVWRCPGFSRAVFMVQLEVAERIVGKPRTKDYGGLSVWLQSHVVAEKLFKVAPGVFFPKPKVESAVVAFTPRPMSDRPAHPERFSGLIKRLFGMRRKQLGRILGSDLNERAKIFLESEHLSHLSRPEELSPVQMYNLLKYLN
- a CDS encoding HU family DNA-binding protein; protein product: MTKADLVVKIAEKAGITKANAERALNAFLEAVEATLVADGKLTLTGFGTFLVEERQARTGRNPRTGAEIKIPASKVVKFRPGKLLKDAVK
- a CDS encoding 30S ribosomal protein S21; the encoded protein is MPGVYLEESDNFDISLRRFKKQVEKAGVLSELKKRQHYEKPSVMRKKKKAAARKRLLKKMRKINQM
- a CDS encoding GatB/YqeY domain-containing protein, yielding MTLQEQIEKDFLAAYKAKEEVRVAVLRMLKTAAKNRQVELLRPLSDEEMLEVIARQVKQRQESIDQFSQAGRTEMAEREAAEMVVLKAYLPVQLSAEETVAAVEAAIAETGATSAREMGKVMQAVMAKHKGRIDGKAVNEIVKARLTA
- a CDS encoding Smr/MutS family protein, whose protein sequence is MESRALHQLEFTKVLALFSKLAVSEPGVQACRALAPLESPAELAMAQDLLRQAVFCVSDTGLRIQAFPELDGVFRYLAQAHRTLDADGFWAVREVLEACRALRDHFDSGSGFERWPLLAETVLGCIWPQKLFPALKRCLAKDGGLRDESSPELFSVRQEIRRIHQRCSSQVKDFVSKEGLALFLQDEYMTISSDRYVLPLKSNFKGRIQGIIHDYSQTGETCYVEPMFLVDVNNRLQELKREEREEEQKVLKFLTGLARDEEPALRAAYTLAVDTDVLLAKVALAGLLDGHVPEVGGEGSVELFAARHPLLAMADAAKARPVDILLKPEQRALVISGANAAGKTVCLKTLGLTAVMALAGMPVAVREGSRLPFWKDVYVFMGDEQSLEDHLSTFTAQISHLSRVWDTLGGDSLVLLDEFGAGTDPAQGAALAQAVVDKLLDKGSFVAAATHFPALKAYGLTKPGARSASMLFDPKTKKPLYVLAYDQVGASVALDVARDCGLAEEVLDQAQKYLLMGGEDSARLFDRLNELALERELELQSLAKEKLKLEERRRKLAESFEKERKILLEELKSQARTILRQAETEKIGRKQALKELAETRKSVEKLGPQVDEAPAVQAWAWEDVKAGDRVRLKGWDKSGTVRELDDKRKALKVDMGGVSLWAAFEDVALAPEQARTGTGAAGPARAGATGKSGGTVSPGSFHGQAKDSSSGKGEPSGPTMVLDLRGMRADVALSELSAFLDKAILRGAGGLEIVHGRGTGALRREVHAFLKEFPAVASFALASEERGGDGMTMVELK